The Candidatus Methanomethylicota archaeon genome includes the window TTACATTCCTAAAAGATTTAGTTGTCAAAGCAGTGGAAGTTGCAAGGGCAAAATTGGTGAGCGTTGAAGCATACAGCATAGGTGAATACAATGCAGTGATAGGAGTTGTCCTAGAATCACATATATCAATACATGCATGGCCAAACCTAGAATACGCCACCATAGACGCATTCACATGTGGGAGGACTGATCCTGAAGCAGCCTTCAACTACATTGTAGAAACATTAAAACCAAAGAAGTACACCAAAAATTATGTGGATAGATCAAGCGAACTATGAGTTCATTTCAAAATTATAATCCCCCTACATCATCTATGGTCAAATAGGTAGAGGAGTTTGTGAAGTACCTATATGTTTTCAATCCTTTCTCTTAAAGCCTTTTAGTTTATTTCACATAACGCTTAAAGAATTTGAATACAAAGATATTCTCAAACAATTAATTTAAAATTAATGCTTAATTTTGAATGAATGAGGATGACTCAGCCAAGGGGGACTGTTGACAGTTACATGCAAAATTTTGTGGAAAATGAAAGAATGAGGAATCATGGAGGATGCTTGCAGAACTTGATTATATTCATTATTTTTGAAGAGTATAAAAAGAGTTAGTATGGAGTTAAGAAAATGTAAGCTACTCTTGACTAAAGTTAAGAGTTTCATTGAATGATTTTGATGAGGATTTAAAGTAAAATATATACTTGGGGTAACCCAAGTTTACTTGGGGTAGGGTAAGTTGTTGTTTGATATAAAGCCTAAGGAAAGAAAAAGTGATCTGTACGATTTCGAGAAAGAACTTGAAGATCTCAAAAAGGGCTTGGAAAATGCTCCCATTACTCTCTTGACTGGAGTAAGAAGGACTGGTAAGACCTCGCTCCTCAAAGTTGCATTGAGTGAACTTGGATACCCGTATGTATACCTAGATACAAGGCTTTCTTTGAATCCAACCTATAGGGACTTCGCCAATATTGTAAAGGCCTCCTTGGAAGACTTCATATCGAGAAACACTCCCCTACGTAGGAAGATCGTGGAGAAACTGCGCAGAGTCAACGGTGTTTCGATCTCTCTATCACCACTATCGGTAGACATTTCCTGGAGAGGTGACAAGAAATTCGAATTCGTAGAGATGTTCACTGCCCTCAACAAGATCGGCTTCGACATCGGAAAACCTATTATTATCGCCTTTGACGAAGCGCAGGAGCTCAGGAAAATAACTTGGATAAACTTTCCACGGATTTTCGCCTACATTTACGACAACTTAGAGCATGTTAGATTAGTATTAACGGGCTC containing:
- the speD gene encoding adenosylmethionine decarboxylase, whose protein sequence is MIGEGEMQAGEIKAVGKHVYGSLYGCNKNMLADITFLKDLVVKAVEVARAKLVSVEAYSIGEYNAVIGVVLESHISIHAWPNLEYATIDAFTCGRTDPEAAFNYIVETLKPKKYTKNYVDRSSEL